The Coregonus clupeaformis isolate EN_2021a chromosome 13, ASM2061545v1, whole genome shotgun sequence genome includes a region encoding these proteins:
- the LOC121580261 gene encoding vascular endothelial growth factor C-like produces the protein MWMLSLVIWILNVTNLTHGYDYEEYPGEEDTKAPLIGEGLSGLDTVSNVDELVELLYPEYSLVQHCLRRKAPRTTSPPLHAEDDIWAWGKPRELALYKSDSTIEVILEEIQRTMCTPREVCLEVSKEYPESTSHFYMPRCVSVHRCGGCCPHEGLYCTNTSHIYINKTLVELSHRDRSVVMVAFVNHTSCECLSKRPLHSVIRRAAAAHLTVCSPPDVPCSTGLVWDPTSCLCVPMDTSAFSERELEPLESALLELCGPNKVLDEDSCECVCQNGLTEASCGPGWRLDQESCECLCEDQPSPGTCPPNQRWDPELCGCVCRAECPRSQPLNPETCLCQCRESPHTCLLQGKRFNAHNCSCYRLPCRKPHKNCPTGFYYSHYVCQCIPNHMRSEEWN, from the exons ATGTGGATGTTATCTTTAGTCATATGGATTCTCAATGTCACCAATCTCACTCATGGATATGACTATGAGGAGTACCCAGGTGAGGAGGACACAAAG GCCCCACTGATTGGGGAGGGCCTCAGTGGTTTGGACACAGTGTCCAATGTGGACGAGCTGGTGGAGCTGCTGTACCCAGAGTACAGTCTGGTGCAGCACTGCCTACGTAGGAAAGCCCCGCGcaccacctcccctcctctccatgctGAAGACGATATCTGGGCCTGGGGCAAGCCCAGGGAGCTGGCACTGTACAAGTCTGACAGTACCATTGAAG TCATTCTGGAGGAGATCCAGCGTACCATGTGTACTCCTCGGGAGGTATGTCTGGAGGTGTCTAAGGAGTACCCAGAGAGCACCAGTCATTTCTACATGCCTCGCTGTGTGTCTGTGCACCGATGCGGGGGCTGCTGTCCCCACGAGGGACTGTACTGCACCAACACCAGCCACATCTACATCAACAAGACG CTGGTGGAGTTGTCTCACCGTGACCGCTCTGTGGTGATGGTGGCGTTCGTCAACCACACGTCCTGTGAGTGTCTGTCCAAGAGGCCCCTGCACTCCGTCATCAGGAGGGCCGCTGCAGCCCACCTCACCGT gTGTTCCCCGCCAGATGTTCCCTGTAGTACAGGACTGGTCTGGGACCCCACCAGCTGCCTGTGTGTTCCCATGGACACAAGCGCCTTCTCAGAGAGAGAGCTAG AGCCCCTGGAGTCAGCCTTGCTGGAGCTGTGTGGCCCCAACAAAGTCCTGGATGAGGAcagctgtgagtgtgtgtgtcagaacggTCTGACGGAGGCCAGCTGTGGGCCGGGCTGGCGTCTAGACCAGGAGtcctgtgagtgtctctgtgaggacCAGCCTTCCCCGGGGACTTGCCCACCCAACCAACGCTGGGACCCAgagctgtgtggctgtgtgtgccgGGCAGAGTGCCCCCGTAGCCAGCCTCTCAACCCAGAGACGTGCCTGTGCCAGTGCAGGGAGAGCCCTCATACCTGCCTGCTGCAGGGTAAGAGGTTCAACGCACACAACTGCAG CTGTTACCGGCTGCCCTGCAGAAAGCCACACAAGAACTGTCCAACTGGCTTCTACTACAGCCACTACGTCTGCCAGTGCATACCCAACCACATGAGGTCAGAGGAGTGGAACTGA
- the sra1 gene encoding steroid receptor RNA activator 1 isoform X1, with the protein MKEEKKPWRLRTFTSNQERGWNDPPQFSYGLQTAAQGGPKRTPLNKRVPPPQLTGSPCPVPGAFPSPTVPMTPPTNPLAPPPCSLNTPPRPCPVAAPPLGGMMKMATPPPTCPMVEHTDSASSQSESEPDVDDVVSLLNWALTACRHTVKKQVCNDVAKRLKLFEDMWKSGKLSLPVRRRMNGLVQELKSCNWDAADEIHRALIVDHVNEVSQWMVGVKRLIAETRNLNPDLLHTQEVDQSLDTSSTANSD; encoded by the exons ATGAAAGAAGAAAAGAAGCCATGGAGGCTGAGGACTTTTACATCAAACCAG GAGCGGGGCTGGAATGACCCTCCACAGTTCTCCTATGGTTTGCAGACAGCAGCACAAGGTGGTCCCAAGAGGACCCCTCTCAACAAGAGAGTGCCCCCACCTCAACTCACAGGATCACCTT GTCCGGTCCCAGGAGCTTTTCCTTCCCCAACGGTTCCAATGACTCCTCCTACCAACCCACTGGCCCCTCCTCCATGTAGTTTGAACACGCCCCCTCGGCCATGTCCTGTCGCAGCCCCTCCTCTTGGTGGGATGATGAAGATGGCCACACCTCCACCAACTTGCCCAATGGTAGAGCACACAGACTCTGCCAGTAGCCAATCAGAAAGTGAGCCAGATGTCGACGATGTAGTCTCTCTTCTCAACTGGGCACTGACAGCTTGTAGACACACAGTCAAA AAACAGGTGTGTAATGATGTGGCGAAGCGCCTGAAGCTCTTTGAGGACATGTGGAAGTCTGGGAAGCTGTCACTTCCTGTTAGGCGAAGAATGAATGGACTGGTGCAAG AGTTGAAGAGTTGTAACTGGGATGCTGCTGATGAGATCCACCGGGCTCTGATAGTGGACCATGTTAACGAGGTCAGTCAGTGGATGGTGGGGGTCAAACGTCTCATCGCTGAAACACGCAACTTGAACCCAGATCTTCTGCACACACAGGAAGTAGACCAGAGTCTAGACACCAGCAGCACTGCTAACTCCGACTAG
- the sra1 gene encoding steroid receptor RNA activator 1 isoform X2 gives MEAEDFYIKPGNQERGWNDPPQFSYGLQTAAQGGPKRTPLNKRVPPPQLTGSPCPVPGAFPSPTVPMTPPTNPLAPPPCSLNTPPRPCPVAAPPLGGMMKMATPPPTCPMVEHTDSASSQSESEPDVDDVVSLLNWALTACRHTVKKQVCNDVAKRLKLFEDMWKSGKLSLPVRRRMNGLVQELKSCNWDAADEIHRALIVDHVNEVSQWMVGVKRLIAETRNLNPDLLHTQEVDQSLDTSSTANSD, from the exons ATGGAGGCTGAGGACTTTTACATCAAACCAG GTAATCAGGAGCGGGGCTGGAATGACCCTCCACAGTTCTCCTATGGTTTGCAGACAGCAGCACAAGGTGGTCCCAAGAGGACCCCTCTCAACAAGAGAGTGCCCCCACCTCAACTCACAGGATCACCTT GTCCGGTCCCAGGAGCTTTTCCTTCCCCAACGGTTCCAATGACTCCTCCTACCAACCCACTGGCCCCTCCTCCATGTAGTTTGAACACGCCCCCTCGGCCATGTCCTGTCGCAGCCCCTCCTCTTGGTGGGATGATGAAGATGGCCACACCTCCACCAACTTGCCCAATGGTAGAGCACACAGACTCTGCCAGTAGCCAATCAGAAAGTGAGCCAGATGTCGACGATGTAGTCTCTCTTCTCAACTGGGCACTGACAGCTTGTAGACACACAGTCAAA AAACAGGTGTGTAATGATGTGGCGAAGCGCCTGAAGCTCTTTGAGGACATGTGGAAGTCTGGGAAGCTGTCACTTCCTGTTAGGCGAAGAATGAATGGACTGGTGCAAG AGTTGAAGAGTTGTAACTGGGATGCTGCTGATGAGATCCACCGGGCTCTGATAGTGGACCATGTTAACGAGGTCAGTCAGTGGATGGTGGGGGTCAAACGTCTCATCGCTGAAACACGCAACTTGAACCCAGATCTTCTGCACACACAGGAAGTAGACCAGAGTCTAGACACCAGCAGCACTGCTAACTCCGACTAG